The following proteins come from a genomic window of Methylorubrum populi:
- the guaB gene encoding IMP dehydrogenase encodes MARISADTIIEGLTFDDVLLRPAASSVMPTEVDVATRLTRTIRLNLPIIASAMDTVTEAPMAIAMAQNGGLGVIHRNLEPAEQAEQVRLVKKYESGMVLNPITIHPDETLADAFEVMKKNRISGIPVVERGPNGSRGKLVGILTNRDVRFATNIGQPVAELMTRDRLITVREGVTQDEAKRLLHQFRIEKLLVVDDHYRCIGLITVKDIEKQVAYPSAVKDEQGRLRVAAATTTGDSGFERAERLIDAGCDVIVVDTAHGHSRKVLDSVARVKQLSNAVQIIAGNVATAEGARALIDAGADAIKVGIGPGSICTTRIVAGVGVPQLTALMEAVEAAQGADVPVIADGGIKFSGDLAKAIAAGASVAMLGSLLAGTDEAPGEVFLYQGRSYKSYRGMGSVGAMARGSADRYFQAEVSDTHKLVPEGIEGQVPYKGPVAAVLHQLAGGLRAAMGYVGAATVPEFQERAQFVRITNAGLRESHVHDVTITRESPNYPSRA; translated from the coding sequence ATGGCCCGTATCAGCGCTGACACGATCATCGAGGGCCTCACCTTCGACGACGTGCTGCTGCGCCCCGCCGCCTCCTCGGTGATGCCCACCGAGGTCGACGTCGCGACCCGTCTCACCCGCACGATCCGGCTCAACCTGCCGATCATCGCGTCGGCGATGGACACCGTCACCGAGGCGCCGATGGCGATCGCCATGGCGCAGAATGGCGGTCTCGGCGTGATCCACCGCAACCTCGAGCCGGCCGAGCAGGCCGAGCAGGTCCGCCTCGTCAAGAAGTACGAATCGGGCATGGTGCTCAACCCGATCACCATCCACCCCGACGAGACGCTGGCCGACGCCTTCGAGGTGATGAAGAAGAATCGGATCTCCGGCATCCCGGTGGTCGAGCGCGGTCCCAACGGCTCCCGCGGCAAGCTCGTCGGCATCCTGACGAACCGCGACGTGCGCTTCGCCACCAATATCGGCCAGCCGGTGGCCGAGCTGATGACCCGCGACCGGCTCATTACCGTGCGCGAGGGCGTGACGCAGGACGAGGCCAAGCGGCTGCTGCATCAGTTCCGCATCGAGAAGCTGCTCGTCGTCGACGACCATTACCGCTGCATCGGCCTGATCACGGTCAAGGACATCGAGAAGCAGGTCGCCTACCCGAGCGCCGTGAAGGACGAGCAGGGCCGGCTGCGGGTCGCGGCCGCGACGACCACGGGTGATTCCGGTTTCGAGCGGGCCGAGCGTCTGATCGATGCCGGCTGCGACGTGATCGTGGTCGACACCGCCCACGGTCATTCCCGCAAGGTGCTCGACAGCGTCGCGCGGGTGAAGCAGCTCTCCAACGCCGTGCAGATCATCGCCGGCAACGTCGCCACGGCGGAAGGCGCCCGCGCCCTGATCGACGCCGGCGCCGATGCGATCAAGGTCGGCATTGGCCCGGGCTCGATCTGCACGACCCGCATCGTCGCGGGTGTCGGCGTCCCGCAGCTCACGGCGCTGATGGAGGCGGTCGAGGCGGCGCAAGGCGCCGACGTGCCGGTGATCGCCGACGGCGGCATCAAGTTCTCGGGCGATCTCGCCAAGGCGATCGCCGCGGGCGCCTCCGTGGCGATGCTCGGCTCGCTTCTGGCGGGCACCGACGAAGCGCCGGGCGAGGTCTTTCTGTATCAAGGCCGCTCGTACAAGAGCTACCGCGGCATGGGCTCGGTCGGCGCCATGGCCCGCGGCTCCGCCGACCGCTACTTCCAGGCCGAGGTCAGCGACACCCACAAACTCGTCCCGGAGGGCATTGAGGGGCAGGTGCCCTACAAGGGCCCGGTCGCGGCGGTGCTGCACCAGCTCGCCGGTGGCCTGCGGGCGGCGATGGGCTATGTCGGCGCGGCGACCGTGCCGGAGTTCCAGGAGCGGGCGCAGTTCGTGCGCATCACCAATGCGGGCCTGCGCGAGAGCCACGTCCACGACGTGACGATCACCCGCGAGAGCCCGAACTACCCGAGCCGGGCCTGA
- a CDS encoding FtsW/RodA/SpoVE family cell cycle protein produces the protein MMSRAERSPLADWWWTVDRGLLAGLGCLMVAGLVFLMGGGPPVAERIGLPTFYFLNRQAMYLAPTILLIIAVSFLSVRHIRRFALVTWMLGVVLCILAGKFGPEIKGAHRWIQFGSFGLQPSEFVKPAFVVVTAWAFSEGANRRDMPGVTLAFLLLPLTIVPLILQPDFGQTMLITMVWCTLFFVAGLHWFWVAGLGFAGMIGVFTAYTFLHHVRERINRFMDPESGDSFQEVWSRESFNSGGWFGTGPGEGVAKRHLPDAHTDFIFSVTGEEFGVLVCLGLVALFAYIVIRGLKLARRTDDTFTRLAITGLTTLFGLQACINMAVNTQLMPAKGMTLPFVSYGGSSLISLALGMGFLVALTRKRPRTTTVNQRPPGTMPSAVPGLMQ, from the coding sequence ATGATGTCGCGCGCCGAACGCAGTCCCCTCGCGGATTGGTGGTGGACGGTCGATCGCGGCCTCCTCGCGGGCCTCGGCTGCCTGATGGTGGCCGGCCTCGTCTTCCTGATGGGCGGCGGTCCGCCGGTGGCCGAGCGCATCGGCCTGCCGACCTTCTACTTTCTGAACCGTCAGGCGATGTACCTCGCCCCGACGATCCTGCTCATCATCGCCGTCTCGTTCCTCTCGGTGCGCCATATCCGGCGCTTCGCGCTGGTGACGTGGATGCTCGGCGTGGTGCTCTGCATCCTCGCCGGCAAGTTCGGCCCCGAGATCAAGGGCGCGCACCGCTGGATCCAGTTCGGATCCTTCGGCCTCCAGCCGTCGGAATTCGTGAAGCCCGCCTTCGTCGTCGTCACCGCCTGGGCCTTCTCGGAAGGCGCCAACCGACGCGACATGCCCGGCGTCACCCTCGCCTTCCTGCTCCTGCCGCTCACCATCGTGCCGCTGATCCTCCAGCCCGATTTCGGCCAGACCATGCTGATCACGATGGTGTGGTGCACCCTGTTCTTCGTCGCCGGCCTGCACTGGTTCTGGGTGGCGGGCCTCGGCTTTGCCGGCATGATCGGCGTGTTCACCGCCTACACCTTCCTTCACCACGTCCGCGAGCGCATCAATCGCTTCATGGACCCGGAATCGGGCGACAGCTTCCAGGAGGTCTGGTCGAGGGAATCGTTCAATTCCGGCGGCTGGTTCGGCACCGGCCCCGGCGAGGGCGTGGCCAAGCGCCACCTGCCCGACGCGCATACCGACTTCATCTTCTCGGTGACCGGCGAGGAATTCGGCGTGCTGGTCTGCCTGGGCCTCGTCGCGCTCTTCGCCTACATCGTCATCCGCGGGCTGAAGCTCGCGCGCCGCACCGACGATACCTTCACGAGGCTCGCCATCACCGGTCTGACCACGCTCTTCGGCCTCCAGGCCTGCATCAACATGGCGGTGAACACGCAGCTCATGCCGGCCAAGGGCATGACCCTGCCATTCGTCTCCTATGGCGGCTCCTCGCTGATCTCGCTGGCACTGGGAATGGGCTTCCTCGTGGCGCTCACCCGCAAGCGTCCGCGCACCACCACGGTCAACCAGCGTCCGCCGGGCACCATGCCCTCGGCCGTTCCGGGACTGATGCAGTGA
- the murG gene encoding undecaprenyldiphospho-muramoylpentapeptide beta-N-acetylglucosaminyltransferase: MTVFTPLVLVCAGGTGGHLFPAQSLAYALKARGIRVALATDARVDSIAGDFPAEEIVTIASATPSGRSMLRRAGAVVTLGRGFGQAARAVRRLNPAAVVGFGGYPTVPPMLAAQLLRVPTILHEQNAVMGRANGFLAKGARVIATGFKEVRGVPEKATARRVHTGNPIRPAVLAVAETPYPALDAEAPLRLLVFGGSQGARVMSEVVPAAIERLPQDLRGRLHLVQQARPEDLTATQNRYLAMGLGGIEAAPFFKDLPGRMAAAHLVVARSGASTVSELAAIGRPAILVPLPGALDQDQAANAATLAQIGAALSIPQSAFTPDRLAAELVDLFEAPRKLTQAAAAAKTARILDAADRLAALVVETATATS, encoded by the coding sequence ATGACCGTTTTCACGCCCCTCGTTCTCGTCTGTGCCGGCGGCACCGGCGGCCACCTATTCCCGGCCCAGAGCCTCGCCTACGCCCTGAAGGCGCGCGGCATCCGCGTGGCGCTCGCCACCGATGCCCGCGTCGACTCGATCGCCGGCGACTTCCCGGCGGAGGAGATCGTCACCATCGCGTCCGCTACGCCGTCGGGCCGCTCGATGCTGCGCCGGGCCGGCGCCGTGGTGACGCTCGGGCGGGGGTTCGGACAGGCCGCCCGCGCGGTGCGTCGCCTGAATCCAGCCGCCGTCGTCGGCTTCGGCGGCTACCCGACCGTGCCGCCGATGCTGGCTGCGCAATTGCTCCGGGTGCCCACCATCCTGCACGAGCAGAATGCGGTGATGGGTCGGGCCAACGGCTTCCTCGCCAAGGGCGCGCGGGTCATCGCCACCGGCTTCAAGGAGGTTCGCGGCGTCCCCGAGAAGGCGACGGCGCGCCGCGTCCATACCGGCAACCCGATCCGCCCCGCGGTGCTGGCGGTGGCCGAGACGCCCTATCCGGCCCTCGACGCGGAGGCACCGCTGCGCCTCCTGGTCTTCGGCGGCAGCCAGGGCGCTCGCGTCATGAGCGAGGTCGTGCCGGCTGCGATCGAGCGGCTGCCGCAGGACCTGCGTGGCCGGCTCCACCTCGTGCAGCAGGCCCGTCCCGAGGATCTCACCGCCACGCAGAACCGCTACCTCGCCATGGGGCTCGGCGGCATCGAGGCGGCGCCCTTCTTCAAGGATCTGCCCGGCCGCATGGCCGCCGCGCACCTCGTGGTGGCGCGCTCCGGCGCCTCGACGGTCTCGGAACTCGCCGCCATCGGCCGGCCCGCTATCCTCGTTCCGCTGCCCGGCGCACTGGATCAGGATCAGGCGGCCAACGCCGCGACCCTGGCGCAGATCGGCGCCGCTCTGTCGATCCCGCAGAGCGCCTTCACCCCCGATCGGCTCGCTGCCGAGCTGGTGGACCTGTTCGAGGCGCCGCGGAAATTGACCCAGGCCGCCGCTGCGGCCAAAACCGCCCGCATCCTCGACGCGGCCGACCGCCTCGCCGCCCTCGTCGTCGAGACCGCGACCGCGACTTCATAA
- the murC gene encoding UDP-N-acetylmuramate--L-alanine ligase — protein MKLPEKLGPIHFIGIGGIGMSGIAEVMANLGYTVQGSDANDNANVRRLSENGIRTFVGHRAENVENAALVVVSTAIRRDNPELIEARERRLPVVRRAEMLAELMRFKSCVAVAGTHGKTTTTSLVATLLDAGNLDPTVINGGIINAYGTNARMGAGDWMVVEADESDGTFLKLPADVAIVTNIDPEHLDHFGSFDAIKDAFRRFIDNIPFYGFAVMCIDHPIVQDLVGHIEDRRIITYGENPQADVRLLDIDLKGGQSRFRVMIRDRRPGFRLEMQDLVLPMPGRHNALNATAALAVAHELGVSEDAIRKALAGFGGVKRRFTRTGEWNGAAIFDDYGHHPVEIAAVLRAARSSTDGKVIAVVQPHRYTRLQSLFEDFCTCFNDADTVIVAPVYAAGEAPIEGIDRDSLIAGLKARGHRDAVALERPEDLARLVSGRAEPNDYVVCLGAGTITQWAYALPGELAALKG, from the coding sequence ATGAAGCTGCCCGAAAAGCTCGGCCCCATCCACTTCATCGGCATCGGCGGCATCGGCATGTCCGGCATCGCCGAGGTGATGGCCAATCTCGGCTACACGGTGCAGGGCTCGGACGCGAACGACAACGCCAATGTCCGGCGTCTGTCCGAGAACGGCATCCGCACTTTCGTCGGCCATCGCGCCGAGAACGTCGAGAACGCGGCCCTCGTCGTCGTCTCGACCGCGATCCGCCGCGACAATCCGGAGCTGATCGAGGCGCGCGAGCGCCGCCTGCCGGTGGTGCGCCGGGCCGAGATGCTCGCCGAGCTGATGCGCTTCAAGTCCTGCGTCGCGGTGGCCGGCACCCACGGCAAGACCACGACGACCTCGCTCGTCGCGACGCTGCTCGATGCCGGCAACCTCGACCCGACGGTGATCAACGGCGGCATCATCAACGCCTACGGCACCAATGCCCGCATGGGCGCCGGCGACTGGATGGTGGTGGAGGCCGACGAATCCGACGGCACCTTCCTCAAACTGCCGGCGGATGTGGCCATCGTCACCAATATCGACCCCGAGCATCTCGACCATTTCGGCTCGTTCGACGCGATCAAGGACGCCTTCCGGCGCTTCATCGACAACATCCCGTTCTACGGCTTCGCGGTGATGTGCATCGACCACCCGATCGTCCAGGATCTGGTCGGCCATATCGAGGATCGGCGCATCATCACCTACGGCGAGAACCCGCAGGCCGACGTGCGCCTGCTGGACATCGACCTGAAGGGTGGACAGAGCCGCTTCCGGGTGATGATCCGCGACCGCCGCCCGGGTTTTCGCCTGGAGATGCAGGATCTCGTCCTGCCGATGCCCGGCCGCCACAACGCGCTCAACGCCACCGCCGCGCTGGCCGTCGCCCACGAACTCGGCGTCTCCGAGGACGCGATCCGCAAGGCGCTGGCCGGCTTCGGCGGCGTCAAGCGCCGCTTCACCCGCACCGGCGAGTGGAACGGCGCGGCGATCTTCGACGATTACGGCCACCACCCGGTGGAGATCGCCGCGGTGCTGCGCGCGGCCCGGTCCTCGACCGACGGCAAGGTGATCGCGGTGGTGCAGCCGCACCGCTACACCCGGCTCCAGTCGCTGTTCGAGGATTTCTGCACCTGCTTCAACGATGCCGACACGGTCATCGTCGCGCCGGTCTACGCCGCGGGTGAGGCGCCGATCGAGGGTATCGACCGCGACTCGCTGATCGCCGGCCTCAAGGCCCGCGGCCACCGCGACGCCGTCGCCCTGGAGCGGCCCGAGGATCTCGCCCGGCTGGTATCCGGCCGCGCGGAGCCGAACGATTACGTCGTGTGCCTCGGCGCCGGCACGATCACCCAGTGGGCCTACGCGCTTCCGGGGGAACTGGCGGCTTTGAAGGGGTGA
- a CDS encoding endonuclease domain-containing protein, protein MRSADDERRQFRKRLRHEQTEAERRLWYRLRDRRLAGFKFVRQESVGPYVADFCCREARLIIELDGSQHAESGYDAVRDAWLIEQGYRVLRFWNAEVSNNVIGVLDTILAALPPSPRTRGEGRDDLGPRVYPSSDLGCPNRASPTWVVGATSPQGEGEGASTREPPPDSPPHHRLPPRFGDDEVAEALSPRAGRGGDPG, encoded by the coding sequence GTGCGCTCCGCGGACGACGAGCGGAGGCAGTTTCGAAAGCGGCTGCGGCATGAGCAGACGGAGGCCGAGCGCCGCCTCTGGTATCGTTTGCGCGACCGTCGTCTCGCCGGGTTCAAGTTTGTGCGACAGGAGAGCGTCGGCCCCTACGTGGCGGATTTCTGCTGCCGCGAGGCGAGGCTGATCATCGAACTCGACGGCAGCCAGCATGCGGAGAGCGGTTACGACGCGGTTCGAGATGCCTGGCTAATCGAGCAAGGCTATCGCGTTCTTCGATTCTGGAACGCGGAGGTTTCGAACAACGTCATCGGCGTATTAGACACGATCCTTGCCGCGCTTCCCCCCTCTCCCCGCACGCGGGGCGAGGGTCGCGACGACCTCGGACCTCGGGTTTACCCGAGTTCCGATCTAGGTTGCCCAAATCGGGCAAGCCCGACTTGGGTCGTCGGCGCGACGAGCCCGCAGGGCGAAGGTGAGGGGGCCTCGACGCGCGAGCCTCCTCCGGATTCGCCCCCTCACCATCGGCTGCCGCCTCGCTTCGGCGACGACGAGGTCGCCGAAGCCCTCTCCCCGCGTGCGGGGAGAGGGGGAGACCCTGGATGA
- the murB gene encoding UDP-N-acetylmuramate dehydrogenase, which produces MTAFPDLIEKIRAAAPNLRGRLLENQSLADLTWFRVGGPAQVLFSPADEEDLSVFLAALDPSVPVTVIGLGSNLIVRDGGIPGVTIRLGGKAFGSVEIDGETLRAGTAVPDMRLAKAAAEASLDGLAFFRGIPGSVGGALRMNAGAHGGETTDVLIQARGIDRKGEVRSFTHAEMGFRYRHASAPEDVIFTGATFRGRPGNREDIEAEMERVTAAREAAQPIRERTGGSTFKNPEGGKAWQLIDAAGCRGLIRGGAQVSEMHCNFLINRGGATAADIEGLGEEVRRRVREHSGIELHWEIKRIGVEISPA; this is translated from the coding sequence ATGACCGCCTTTCCCGATCTGATTGAAAAAATCCGCGCCGCCGCGCCGAACCTCCGCGGTCGCCTGCTCGAAAACCAGTCGCTCGCCGACCTCACGTGGTTCCGCGTCGGCGGGCCGGCGCAGGTGCTGTTCAGCCCGGCCGACGAGGAGGACCTGTCCGTCTTTCTCGCCGCCCTCGATCCGTCCGTGCCGGTCACCGTGATCGGGCTCGGCTCGAACCTGATCGTGCGCGACGGCGGCATTCCCGGCGTGACGATCCGGCTCGGCGGCAAGGCGTTCGGCTCGGTCGAGATCGACGGCGAGACCCTCCGCGCCGGCACCGCCGTGCCGGACATGCGCCTCGCCAAGGCGGCGGCGGAGGCCAGCCTCGACGGGCTCGCCTTCTTCCGCGGCATTCCCGGTTCGGTCGGCGGCGCGCTTCGGATGAATGCCGGGGCGCACGGCGGCGAGACCACCGACGTGCTGATCCAAGCCCGCGGCATCGACCGCAAGGGCGAGGTCCGCAGCTTCACCCATGCCGAGATGGGCTTTCGCTACCGCCACGCCTCGGCGCCCGAGGACGTGATCTTCACGGGCGCGACCTTCCGCGGCCGTCCCGGAAACCGGGAGGACATCGAGGCGGAGATGGAGCGGGTCACCGCCGCCCGCGAAGCGGCGCAGCCGATCCGCGAGCGCACCGGCGGCTCGACCTTCAAGAACCCCGAGGGCGGCAAGGCCTGGCAGCTCATCGACGCCGCCGGCTGCCGCGGGCTGATCCGGGGTGGAGCCCAGGTCTCGGAGATGCACTGCAACTTCCTGATCAACCGCGGCGGCGCCACCGCCGCCGACATCGAGGGGCTCGGCGAGGAAGTGCGCCGCCGGGTGCGCGAACATTCGGGAATCGAGCTGCACTGGGAGATCAAGCGGATCGGCGTCGAGATCTCGCCCGCCTGA
- a CDS encoding SMI1/KNR4 family protein, translating into MATTDPTALAAELGRLVDAIAAGADQARTGGDILRLRDGLNRGWDGAKPGAHLSEEVYLALRRRCEAAHAHLTERFVALRDTVPQSEPRLVIDSDAPNHATFFEADAPAADWATDAEAAIGAAEARLGVRLPETLRALYRRRNGGATDFVLATDRPDAPMEFEGDAAVREGEEIWHTVLPGFGLSPLERLETLGAIADGIDFGPELGDEEESWRAALPGIDRMIPISSHGSDLWLCLDYTEASPEPSIVLFDAVSPDGGPGRITFRRPDFARFFAGLRRHGITVEDGIAMRGSRLLGEDA; encoded by the coding sequence ATGGCTACGACCGACCCCACGGCCCTGGCAGCCGAGCTCGGCAGGCTCGTCGACGCGATCGCCGCCGGAGCCGATCAGGCCCGCACAGGCGGCGACATCCTGCGCCTGCGCGACGGGCTCAATCGCGGCTGGGACGGCGCAAAGCCCGGCGCCCACCTGTCGGAGGAAGTCTACCTGGCCCTGCGGCGTCGCTGCGAGGCGGCGCATGCCCACCTGACCGAACGATTCGTTGCCTTGCGGGATACCGTCCCTCAATCCGAGCCCCGCCTCGTCATCGACTCTGACGCCCCGAACCACGCCACGTTCTTCGAGGCGGATGCGCCAGCCGCGGACTGGGCGACGGACGCCGAGGCGGCGATCGGCGCGGCGGAAGCCCGCCTCGGCGTGAGGCTGCCGGAGACGCTCAGGGCGCTCTATCGGCGGCGGAACGGCGGAGCGACGGACTTTGTCCTCGCCACGGACAGGCCCGATGCACCCATGGAATTCGAGGGCGATGCGGCCGTGCGAGAGGGCGAGGAGATCTGGCACACGGTGCTGCCCGGCTTCGGCCTCAGCCCCCTGGAGCGGCTGGAGACCCTCGGCGCGATCGCCGACGGAATCGATTTCGGCCCAGAACTCGGTGACGAGGAGGAATCCTGGCGCGCCGCCCTGCCCGGGATCGACCGCATGATCCCGATCAGCAGCCACGGCTCCGACCTCTGGCTCTGCCTCGACTACACGGAGGCGTCGCCTGAACCCTCGATCGTGCTGTTCGACGCGGTCTCGCCGGATGGCGGCCCCGGCCGCATCACCTTCCGCCGCCCGGATTTCGCGCGCTTCTTCGCCGGGCTGCGGCGGCACGGCATCACCGTCGAGGACGGCATCGCGATGCGCGGCAGCCGTCTCCTCGGCGAGGATGCCTGA
- a CDS encoding D-alanine--D-alanine ligase — protein MSKHVAVLMGGWSSEREISLRSGNACAAALEGEGYRVTRVDVGPDIASVLTELKPDAALNALHGPAGEDGTIQGLLEILKIPYTHSGVLASALAMHKERAKTVMRAAGVSVPEGRVVNRHDAAKSHPLTPPYVVKPIAEGSSMGVIIVRDGRSHPPQILASDEWVYGEEVLAETYVAGRELTCAVLGDRALGVTEIKPISGEWYDFDAKYAGGGSIHVLPADLKLNIYQRVQELALTAHQALGCRGVSRADLRYDDTPGGTGALVVLEVNTQPGMTQTSLVPEIAAHAGLSFGELVRWMVEDASLNR, from the coding sequence ATGTCCAAGCACGTCGCCGTCCTGATGGGCGGCTGGTCCTCCGAGCGGGAGATCTCGCTCCGCTCCGGCAATGCCTGCGCCGCGGCGCTGGAAGGGGAGGGGTACCGCGTCACCCGCGTCGATGTCGGGCCCGACATCGCATCGGTGCTGACCGAGCTGAAGCCCGATGCGGCGCTCAACGCGCTGCACGGCCCGGCCGGCGAGGATGGCACGATCCAGGGCCTCCTGGAGATCCTGAAGATCCCCTACACCCATTCCGGCGTGCTGGCCTCGGCGCTCGCCATGCACAAGGAGCGTGCCAAAACGGTCATGCGCGCGGCCGGAGTCAGCGTTCCGGAGGGCCGGGTCGTTAACCGTCATGATGCGGCGAAGTCACACCCGTTAACCCCTCCCTATGTCGTGAAGCCGATCGCCGAGGGCTCCTCCATGGGGGTCATCATCGTGCGGGACGGGCGCTCCCACCCGCCCCAGATCCTGGCCTCCGACGAATGGGTCTACGGCGAGGAAGTCCTTGCGGAGACTTACGTTGCCGGCCGCGAGCTGACCTGCGCCGTGCTGGGCGACCGGGCACTCGGCGTGACCGAGATCAAGCCCATCTCGGGGGAGTGGTACGACTTCGATGCGAAGTACGCCGGCGGGGGGTCGATCCACGTCCTCCCCGCCGATCTTAAACTAAATATTTACCAGCGTGTCCAAGAGTTGGCGTTAACGGCGCATCAAGCACTGGGATGTCGTGGCGTCAGCCGTGCCGACCTTCGTTACGACGACACGCCGGGGGGAACCGGCGCCCTCGTCGTCCTCGAGGTCAACACGCAGCCAGGGATGACCCAGACGAGCCTTGTGCCGGAGATCGCGGCCCATGCAGGCCTGAGTTTCGGTGAACTCGTCCGATGGATGGTGGAGGACGCTTCTCTCAACCGCTGA
- a CDS encoding cell division protein FtsQ/DivIB, with protein MDGGGRFSQPLNAAGTPGSGGFLAGLRLPRILRRFSSARRLRPAVPIEARVPRLAGTALVAGLAGTVALTGFVMSGRFDAFVAENGRPLDILARIAGFGVERVTITGLSRMYEREVLSTAGIDWRSSVPFLDVDGVRDRLLAEKLIASASVRKLYPNEIVINQVEREPAALWQQNGEIQVIAADGKVIDDLRDERYVNLPLVVGAGANERLKEYLDLIEAAGPLGSRIRAGTYVSGRRWTLKLDGVDIRLPEADPAEALARLVRLERDSRILEKDIIAVDLRMADRVVVRLTEEAAAARAESRKKPKKGTAT; from the coding sequence ATGGATGGTGGAGGACGCTTCTCTCAACCGCTGAACGCCGCCGGCACGCCCGGCAGCGGCGGATTCCTCGCGGGCCTGAGGCTCCCGAGAATCCTCAGGCGGTTCTCGTCGGCGCGCCGGCTGCGGCCGGCGGTGCCGATCGAGGCGCGCGTGCCGCGGCTCGCGGGCACCGCGCTAGTCGCGGGCCTCGCCGGCACCGTCGCGCTGACCGGCTTCGTCATGAGCGGGCGCTTTGACGCCTTCGTCGCCGAGAACGGCCGTCCGCTCGACATCCTCGCCCGAATCGCCGGTTTCGGCGTCGAGCGGGTGACCATCACCGGCCTGTCGCGGATGTACGAGCGCGAGGTGCTGAGCACCGCCGGCATCGACTGGCGCTCCTCGGTGCCGTTCCTCGACGTCGATGGGGTGCGCGATCGCCTGCTCGCCGAGAAGCTGATCGCCAGCGCCTCCGTGCGCAAGCTGTACCCGAACGAGATCGTCATCAACCAGGTCGAGCGGGAGCCCGCCGCCCTGTGGCAGCAGAACGGCGAGATCCAGGTGATCGCCGCCGACGGCAAGGTGATCGACGACCTGCGCGACGAGCGCTACGTCAACCTGCCCCTCGTCGTGGGTGCGGGCGCCAATGAGCGCCTCAAGGAATATCTCGACCTGATCGAGGCCGCCGGGCCGTTGGGCTCGCGCATCCGCGCCGGCACCTACGTCTCCGGCCGTCGCTGGACGCTCAAGCTCGACGGCGTCGACATCCGCCTGCCCGAAGCCGATCCCGCCGAGGCGCTGGCCCGTCTCGTCCGCCTGGAGCGGGACAGCAGGATTCTGGAGAAGGACATCATCGCGGTCGACCTGCGCATGGCCGACCGCGTCGTGGTGCGCCTGACCGAGGAGGCCGCGGCCGCCCGGGCCGAGAGCCGCAAGAAGCCGAAGAAGGGGACCGCGACATGA